A part of Nostoc sp. HK-01 genomic DNA contains:
- a CDS encoding putative histidine kinase, whose product MVATSTEQKSKLPIQLILAICLICLLPVGLNLLGFSFTSGVKSPNLESFCGNPKFINSCQEAIYQSLEGSFVHTILEWSAVCTAIFIAILAFAHFCIKGDVVTPIIGVTLLCAGLMDAFHTLAADRLITSVADNSNLIPFTWALCRIANALVTISGMIIFLIIKPRKLQGSLNFVVGITLGFGLVGYSIITVCANMHILPQTIFPNSLVTRPWDVIPLILFLGAGILIYPRFWGKHKSLFTHALMISTIPNAATQLHMAFGSKMLFDNDFNIAHFLKIIAYLVPLTGLILDYIQAHHQLVVSLKQAQLYTEACNNAQLAQQALSQLQNRQAQLIQTEKMSSLSQLVAGVAHEINNPINFIHGNIKHLDEYIQGLLQLVIMYQQHYPHPPASIQDLINSIDLDFLAEDINSIMQSMQSGANRIRDMIVSLRNFSRLDESAFKEADIHAGIDNTLMILAYRLQIYPEGTQIQIIKEYGDLPLLYCYPGQLNQVFLQIFLNAIEVLSESVRINKQQYKTPSIWIQTQLTSNNRISISITDNGIGIPKEIRSKLFEPFFTTKPVGKGTGLGLFVSYQIVVEKHGGNIWYEPTLDNKTKFVIEIPIR is encoded by the coding sequence GTGGTAGCGACATCAACAGAGCAAAAATCGAAACTGCCTATCCAGTTAATCCTGGCAATATGTCTAATTTGCTTGTTACCAGTGGGATTAAACCTGTTAGGATTCAGTTTTACTTCAGGTGTTAAATCCCCCAATCTAGAAAGTTTTTGTGGAAATCCTAAATTTATTAACTCTTGCCAAGAAGCTATCTACCAAAGCTTAGAAGGAAGTTTTGTTCATACAATTTTAGAATGGAGTGCTGTATGTACTGCCATTTTCATTGCTATTCTGGCTTTTGCTCACTTCTGCATCAAAGGAGATGTTGTCACACCAATAATTGGAGTAACTCTGCTATGTGCTGGGCTAATGGATGCATTTCATACTCTAGCTGCGGATAGACTAATTACATCTGTAGCTGATAACAGTAACCTGATACCTTTTACATGGGCATTATGTCGTATTGCTAATGCCTTAGTAACAATAAGTGGGATGATTATTTTTTTGATAATTAAACCGAGAAAGCTACAAGGTAGCCTCAATTTTGTAGTTGGAATAACTCTAGGCTTTGGATTAGTTGGCTATAGCATAATTACTGTTTGTGCAAATATGCATATCCTACCACAAACCATATTTCCCAATTCACTGGTCACTCGGCCTTGGGATGTCATACCCCTAATTCTATTTTTGGGAGCTGGCATTCTAATTTATCCACGTTTTTGGGGTAAACATAAGAGTCTATTCACTCATGCTTTAATGATTAGTACGATTCCCAATGCTGCTACCCAATTGCACATGGCTTTTGGCTCAAAAATGCTATTCGACAATGACTTTAATATTGCTCACTTTTTAAAAATTATTGCTTACTTAGTACCTCTGACTGGGCTAATTCTGGACTACATTCAGGCTCATCATCAACTTGTAGTATCTCTGAAACAAGCACAGCTTTACACTGAAGCTTGTAATAATGCTCAACTTGCTCAACAAGCACTTTCACAACTACAAAATAGGCAAGCACAACTTATTCAAACAGAAAAAATGTCTTCTTTGAGTCAATTAGTGGCAGGAGTTGCACATGAGATAAATAATCCGATTAACTTCATACATGGAAATATTAAACATCTAGATGAATATATTCAGGGCTTACTGCAATTAGTGATCATGTATCAGCAGCATTACCCTCATCCGCCAGCATCAATTCAAGACTTAATTAACTCTATAGACCTCGATTTTCTTGCCGAAGATATTAACAGCATTATGCAATCAATGCAAAGTGGGGCAAATCGTATCCGGGACATGATTGTATCATTAAGAAATTTCTCGCGTTTGGATGAATCTGCTTTTAAAGAAGCTGACATTCATGCGGGAATAGACAATACTTTAATGATTTTAGCTTACCGCCTTCAAATCTATCCTGAAGGAACTCAAATTCAAATTATTAAAGAGTATGGCGATTTGCCTTTATTATATTGTTATCCTGGGCAACTAAATCAGGTATTTCTGCAAATTTTTTTGAATGCAATTGAGGTTTTATCAGAGTCAGTTAGGATAAATAAGCAACAATACAAAACACCTAGTATTTGGATTCAAACTCAGCTAACATCAAACAATCGAATATCTATTTCAATAACTGATAATGGGATAGGAATACCCAAGGAAATTCGCTCAAAGTTGTTTGAGCCATTTTTTACTACTAAGCCTGTAGGTAAAGGTACAGGACTAGGGCTATTTGTTAGTTATCAAATAGTTGTTGAAAAACATGGTGGCAATATTTGGTATGAGCCAACATTAGATAATAAAACAAAATTTGTGATTGAAATTCCTATACGCTAG
- a CDS encoding serine/threonine protein kinase with two-component sensor domain, with product MASAVVSIPGYHIIEEVYNGSRTQVYRAVRETDSLAVAIKLLKNPYPSFHELLSFRHQYTIAKNLNDPGIIQAYSLELFQNACMLVMEDFGGISLQDYFANNGREVSLQEFLQIALALCKTLETLYLNCIIHKDIKPSNILINPKTKQIKLIDFSIASLLPRETQFFKNPQVLEGTLAYISPEQTGRMNRTIDYRTDFYSLGVTFYELLTGELPFKSTDLMELVHCHIAKMPTTLRNTKEIPQVISDIVMKLMAKNAEDRYQSILGLKSDVEKCLEQLEETGKIGYFQIAQRDICDRFIISNKLYGREQEVEAILKAFERISTGKSELMLVAGISGIGKTAVINEVHKPIVKQRGYFIKGKFDQFNRNIPFAAFVQSFQDLISQLLAENDTQLKQWKTKILQAVGEDGQVIIEVIPELAKIIGNQPPVAELSGTSAQNRFNLLFQKFLRVFSSLEHPLVIFLDDLQWADLASLQLLELLMCAPDLEYFLLIGAYRDNEISITHPLKLTANAIIKSGATINNITLQSLSEITWNQLVADTLKSEESVSLSLSQLIYRKTQGNPFFATQLLKSLHQDGLIEFNWEQRCWQCDISQINQQTLISDVVEFMVFQLHRLPESTQQVLKLAACIGNQFDLQTLAIISEQSEVAVAASLWKALQSDLILPQSQIYKFYQTSPDETSLTFRDHPIANYKFLHDRIQQAAYSLIPEAEKQQTHFRIGQLLWQGLSQQEQQERIFDIVNQLNLGQTAISNHEQKIKLAGLNLEAGKKAKLSAAYQASQSYFTNGIDLLPITAWESDYELMYSLHRNGSEAAYLCGNFDQAELLYEQALSYAQTPLDKAVIYRVQMTQYQLQGRNAEAISMQGVSLQLLNWELPNKQELIQKSLDEEIVIVNKFLEQQSIESILNLPKMSDACIAEMLRILQILFYAAWLDGQPTLGLLVLAKMTTLSLQYGNSDMSPFSYAGYALIANAILKDLEIAYRFGEMAVQLCEQFDNADVRGMTNFIFAADVHSWSRPIREADTYYDNAYKYGMEAGNWLTVGFMMMQSGSDRLTYSKNLNELYAIAQAHADFLRQIKSLENLDALIVGVIQPIRQLLGLTKTPFSFDDESFREAEYLQKYRHTAYHLAWLYSVKIRHAYLFDQKAAYPDLIPQLSIIENTISSHAKVPSSVFYVALMHLSLAEMKSEEQERQIHWQAILILEERLKIWSKACPENILHKCLLIQAEKARLKGQKAAAIDFYEQAITQAQAQDYDYEEALANELAAKFYLDWGKQKVAAGYMQEAYYCYAKWGAKAKIDDLEKRYPQLLQPILQKQQIILKPSETLAFHTTSSFTYLSTTGSTSISQVLDFTSILQAAQTIYSSIEIDELLTCLTQIILKNSGAKKSALILPQSDTWQVRAITSIDYQGQIQTILNPQPLDFCQALPRKIINYVKNNQETIVIDNCQTDIPGVIGQYMLQHQPKSVLCTPIINQGSLIGILYLENELASEVFTNERLQVINLLSSQAAIALENAVLYQKAQQALQDLQQAQLQIVQSEKMSALGSLVAGVAHEINNPLGFIFATLQETKQNFADLTEHLKFYQEATENLDDTIQDHAEEIDLDYLLEDLPKMIDSMIIACDRLKNISTSFRTFSRADKDYKVPFNLHEGIDSTILILKHRLKANEQRPAIEVMTEYGDLPQIECFPGQLNQVFMNILANAIDALEESNIGKCFAEIQAHPYRIKIITSIVDKYVKISITDNGKGIHESVQQKIFDHLFTTKAVGKGTGLGLAIAKSIVEETHGGKLSCKSFLGEGTEFLIEIPIV from the coding sequence ATGGCCAGTGCTGTTGTCAGTATTCCTGGATATCACATAATTGAAGAAGTTTACAATGGTTCTAGAACACAGGTTTATCGAGCAGTGCGAGAAACTGACTCATTAGCAGTAGCAATTAAACTGCTAAAAAATCCTTATCCCAGCTTTCATGAACTTTTGTCGTTTCGTCACCAATACACCATTGCCAAAAATCTTAATGATCCAGGAATAATTCAAGCTTACAGCCTTGAACTGTTCCAAAATGCCTGTATGTTAGTAATGGAAGACTTTGGAGGAATTTCTCTACAGGATTATTTCGCAAACAATGGTCGTGAAGTATCTCTACAAGAATTTTTACAAATTGCGCTTGCTTTATGCAAGACCTTAGAGACACTGTACCTTAATTGCATCATTCATAAAGATATTAAACCTAGCAACATTTTAATTAATCCCAAAACAAAACAAATTAAATTAATTGATTTTAGTATTGCGTCCTTACTACCAAGAGAAACACAATTTTTCAAAAACCCTCAAGTTTTAGAAGGAACATTAGCCTATATATCACCTGAACAGACAGGTAGGATGAATAGAACAATTGACTACCGTACAGATTTTTATTCTCTAGGTGTAACTTTTTATGAATTGTTGACAGGAGAATTACCATTTAAATCAACAGATCTGATGGAGTTGGTACATTGTCACATTGCAAAAATGCCTACAACGTTAAGGAATACAAAAGAAATTCCCCAAGTCATTTCAGATATTGTAATGAAATTGATGGCAAAAAATGCCGAAGATAGATATCAAAGTATTTTAGGATTAAAGTCCGATGTAGAAAAATGTTTAGAGCAACTAGAAGAAACTGGGAAAATTGGATATTTTCAAATCGCTCAGAGAGATATTTGCGACAGATTTATTATTTCTAATAAATTATATGGGCGCGAACAAGAAGTCGAAGCAATACTAAAAGCGTTTGAGAGAATATCTACTGGTAAAAGCGAACTAATGTTAGTTGCGGGTATTTCTGGAATTGGGAAAACAGCGGTTATTAATGAAGTACATAAACCGATTGTTAAACAAAGAGGATATTTTATTAAAGGCAAATTTGATCAATTTAATCGCAATATTCCTTTTGCAGCATTTGTGCAATCTTTTCAAGATTTGATAAGTCAATTACTTGCCGAAAATGACACTCAACTAAAACAATGGAAAACTAAAATACTTCAGGCAGTAGGTGAAGATGGACAGGTCATTATTGAAGTTATTCCTGAATTAGCTAAAATTATTGGGAATCAACCGCCAGTAGCAGAATTATCAGGAACATCAGCACAAAATCGATTTAATTTATTATTTCAAAAATTTCTCCGTGTGTTTAGCTCTCTAGAGCATCCTTTAGTGATATTTTTAGATGACTTGCAATGGGCTGATTTAGCATCATTACAACTCCTAGAATTATTGATGTGCGCTCCTGATTTAGAATATTTTTTATTAATTGGTGCTTATCGAGACAATGAAATATCCATTACTCATCCTTTAAAGTTGACAGCAAACGCAATTATTAAGTCAGGTGCAACTATTAATAATATTACCTTGCAATCTCTTAGTGAAATCACATGGAACCAACTTGTAGCTGATACCTTAAAATCTGAAGAGAGTGTCTCATTATCTCTTTCACAATTAATTTATCGCAAAACTCAAGGTAATCCTTTTTTTGCTACGCAGCTTCTTAAGTCATTACATCAAGATGGACTGATTGAATTCAACTGGGAACAGAGATGTTGGCAATGTGATATTTCCCAAATCAATCAGCAAACACTTATTTCTGATGTTGTAGAATTTATGGTATTTCAACTACATAGATTACCAGAATCTACTCAACAGGTATTGAAGCTTGCTGCTTGTATTGGTAATCAGTTTGATTTACAAACATTAGCGATTATTTCTGAACAATCAGAGGTAGCGGTAGCTGCTAGTTTATGGAAAGCTTTACAATCAGATTTGATTTTACCTCAAAGTCAGATTTATAAGTTCTATCAAACTAGCCCTGATGAAACGAGTCTCACTTTTAGAGATCACCCCATAGCTAACTATAAATTTTTACATGATCGCATACAACAAGCAGCCTATTCTCTAATTCCAGAAGCTGAAAAACAACAGACACATTTTCGGATTGGTCAATTATTATGGCAAGGGTTATCTCAGCAGGAACAACAAGAACGAATTTTTGACATAGTAAACCAACTGAATTTGGGACAAACAGCCATCTCTAACCATGAGCAAAAAATAAAATTAGCTGGCTTAAACTTGGAGGCAGGAAAAAAAGCAAAATTATCAGCCGCTTATCAAGCATCTCAGAGCTATTTTACTAATGGGATTGATTTATTGCCTATAACCGCTTGGGAAAGTGACTATGAATTAATGTACAGCTTGCACCGTAATGGTTCAGAAGCAGCTTATCTATGCGGTAATTTTGACCAAGCCGAATTGCTTTATGAGCAAGCCCTAAGTTACGCTCAAACACCTTTGGATAAAGCTGTAATTTATCGTGTACAAATGACTCAATATCAGCTTCAGGGACGTAATGCGGAAGCGATATCTATGCAAGGTGTGAGTTTACAACTACTGAATTGGGAACTACCAAACAAACAAGAACTTATTCAAAAGAGTCTGGACGAAGAAATTGTCATAGTTAACAAATTTTTAGAGCAGCAGAGCATTGAATCCATTCTCAATCTTCCCAAAATGTCAGATGCCTGTATTGCAGAAATGTTGCGAATTTTACAGATTCTCTTTTATGCTGCATGGCTTGATGGCCAACCTACGTTAGGGCTGCTGGTACTTGCTAAGATGACCACTTTATCTTTGCAGTACGGTAACAGCGATATGTCTCCCTTTAGCTATGCCGGATATGCCCTGATTGCTAATGCGATCCTCAAAGATTTAGAAATAGCTTATCGATTTGGCGAAATGGCGGTGCAACTTTGCGAACAGTTCGATAATGCAGATGTCCGTGGGATGACTAATTTTATCTTTGCTGCTGATGTGCATAGTTGGAGTCGCCCCATTAGAGAAGCAGATACATACTACGATAACGCCTACAAGTACGGCATGGAAGCAGGAAACTGGCTGACTGTTGGCTTTATGATGATGCAAAGTGGTTCAGATCGCCTCACATATAGTAAAAATCTCAATGAACTATATGCAATCGCCCAAGCCCATGCAGATTTTCTGCGTCAAATCAAAAGTTTAGAAAACCTTGATGCTTTAATAGTCGGAGTTATTCAACCAATTCGCCAACTTCTTGGTTTAACAAAAACCCCATTCAGCTTTGATGACGAAAGTTTCCGTGAAGCTGAATATTTACAAAAATATCGCCATACCGCTTATCATTTGGCTTGGTTATATTCTGTCAAAATTCGTCATGCCTATTTATTTGACCAGAAAGCTGCATATCCAGATTTAATTCCCCAATTGAGCATCATTGAAAACACCATTTCCAGCCATGCCAAAGTGCCTTCCAGCGTTTTTTACGTAGCATTAATGCATCTGTCACTAGCTGAAATGAAGAGCGAAGAACAAGAGCGTCAAATCCATTGGCAAGCGATTCTTATTTTAGAAGAAAGGTTAAAGATTTGGTCAAAAGCCTGTCCAGAAAATATTCTCCACAAGTGTCTACTCATACAAGCCGAAAAAGCAAGGCTAAAAGGACAAAAAGCAGCGGCGATTGATTTTTACGAACAAGCTATTACTCAAGCACAAGCTCAAGATTATGATTATGAAGAAGCTCTCGCCAACGAACTTGCTGCTAAATTTTATCTAGATTGGGGCAAACAGAAGGTAGCCGCAGGCTATATGCAAGAAGCATACTATTGCTATGCCAAATGGGGTGCAAAAGCCAAAATTGATGACTTAGAAAAACGTTATCCTCAACTCCTACAACCAATCTTACAAAAGCAACAAATTATTCTCAAACCTTCAGAAACCCTAGCTTTTCATACAACTTCTTCATTCACTTATCTTTCGACTACAGGTAGTACGAGTATCTCTCAAGTTTTAGATTTTACTTCCATCCTTCAAGCTGCTCAAACTATTTATAGCAGTATTGAGATAGATGAACTTCTCACTTGCCTTACCCAAATTATCTTAAAAAACTCTGGTGCGAAAAAATCAGCATTAATACTTCCCCAGTCAGATACTTGGCAAGTCAGAGCAATTACCTCAATTGATTATCAAGGTCAAATACAAACTATTCTCAACCCACAACCACTAGATTTTTGTCAAGCTCTCCCTAGAAAAATTATTAATTATGTCAAGAATAACCAAGAAACTATTGTTATAGATAATTGCCAAACAGATATTCCTGGGGTAATTGGGCAGTATATGCTCCAGCATCAGCCAAAAAGTGTATTATGCACACCAATTATTAATCAAGGGTCTTTAATTGGGATTCTCTATTTAGAAAATGAACTTGCAAGTGAGGTATTTACTAATGAACGTCTGCAAGTGATTAATTTACTGTCTTCCCAAGCAGCAATAGCACTAGAAAATGCTGTACTTTATCAAAAAGCTCAACAAGCATTGCAAGATTTACAACAGGCACAATTACAAATTGTCCAAAGTGAGAAAATGTCGGCTTTAGGAAGCTTAGTTGCTGGTGTAGCCCATGAAATAAATAATCCTTTAGGCTTTATTTTTGCTACCCTCCAAGAAACTAAACAAAATTTTGCTGACCTAACTGAACACTTAAAATTCTATCAAGAAGCAACAGAAAATTTAGATGACACAATTCAAGATCATGCTGAAGAAATCGACTTAGATTATCTTTTAGAAGACTTACCTAAAATGATAGACTCAATGATAATCGCTTGTGATAGGTTGAAAAATATTAGTACCAGTTTCCGCACTTTCTCGCGTGCTGACAAAGATTATAAAGTGCCATTTAATCTTCATGAAGGTATTGATAGTACGATTTTAATTCTCAAACATCGCCTGAAAGCTAACGAACAGCGTCCGGCAATAGAAGTTATGACAGAGTATGGAGACTTACCTCAAATAGAATGCTTCCCTGGACAATTAAATCAGGTATTTATGAATATTCTTGCTAATGCTATTGATGCTTTAGAAGAATCAAATATAGGTAAGTGCTTTGCAGAGATTCAAGCTCATCCTTATCGTATAAAAATTATCACATCTATTGTAGATAAATACGTAAAAATTTCAATTACTGATAACGGTAAGGGGATACATGAATCAGTACAACAAAAGATTTTTGACCATTTATTTACTACTAAAGCTGTAGGAAAAGGCACAGGATTGGGATTGGCGATTGCAAAGTCTATTGTCGAAGAAACTCATGGAGGGAAACTAAGTTGCAAATCTTTTCTGGGTGAAGGTACAGAGTTTCTAATTGAAATACCAATTGTCTAA